The Natrarchaeobius halalkaliphilus genomic sequence GTGGAGACCGGAGCCGCGGTCGACGAAGTACGCGCGCAGATAGTTGTCGATCAGCGAGAGGACGGTGACGCCGTAGAGCAACAGCGCGACGGCTGGAACCGGTCCGCTGACGAGCGCGAGATACCCAACTGCGGGTCCCCAGACGAGCCAGACGCCGGCCGCCGGCAAGAATGCGACGACGATCATGACGACAGTCCAGAAGGCGACGTTCGGAACGCCGAGTAGATAGAGGCCGAACCCGCCGAGTACCCCTTCGACGACCGCGACGAGTACGTGGCTCTTGATCACCGCCCAGGTAACGACGTCGATCTCCGAAAACAGCTCCGACCGGACCTCCTCCTCGAGCGGAATCACGTCGGTCAGCCAGGCGATAAACGTCCGGCCGTCCGCGAGCAAGTAGTACAGCAAGAAGACGAAGACGATCAACCCGAGCCCCATCTCGATGCTCGTGTTGACGAGACCGACGAGCTCGAATAACGCGACCTCGATCGCATTCGACAGCGAGGAGTCGATCTCGGCGAGGAGGGCCGATTCGATCGAGTGGACGTATTCCTCATCGAGACCGAGGTCGTCCCGTGCGATCGTCCGGACGCGCTCGATCAGGCTCGCGCCGTCGACGTCACGGAGAAACGAGGCGGCGGTCTGGAGAACGATCAGGGAGACGAGCAAGAACGGAACGACGATCCCGACGACGGCCACCGCCGTAAGCAAGAGCGCCGAGATCCGAGAGCCGACCCGGCGCTCGAGCCGTGCGTGGACGGGATGCAGGACGAACGCGAGGAACGCAGCGGCCATCACGTACTGTAACAGCGGAACGATCATGAGCGCCGCAATCGCTCCGAGCGCGAGAAGCAAGACGACGAAGAAAGTCGTTCGAACGTTCATATCCCGTGGTGCGGGCACTGGGACCTAAACGTTGACATTTCTTTTCGGACGGACGACCGCGGTGCTCTATTCGCCCGTATCAACGGTGTCCAGGCGTTCGAACGCCTCAGCCGTCAGATCTCCGGTTGTGTCGACGATCTCGTCCCAGACGTCGTTGTCGGGTGCGATACCGACCAGACGTGCAATCTTCATAATCGAGACGTGATACACGCGCTGTTTGCCGGGTTCTTCCTCCCAGATAATCACGTTGCACGGAAAGAGTCCACCCATGCGCATCGTCTCCTCGAGCGTCCGATCCGCGATCTCGGGATTACAGGCACCGAGAACGTAGTAGGGGTCGCGGTCGGCATCGACTTTCTCGTTCAACAGCTCGGACGGCGAGAACTCGACGGGGATTCCGAAACCGGTTTCCTCACAGACCTCGCGCACGTGTTCGATCGCGTCCTCGTGAGCCATCTCGAGGACGGCCTGTTTCTCACCGATATCGTCGGGATCGATCTCGGACGGATCGATCGGAAGGGACGTACCCATACGCACGGCTTCGTCCTCGATTGACTAAAACGAACCTACAGTGTGGCTTCGAGAACGAAGCCGGGGATTACTCGTAGGGGTTTTCGACGATGACGGTTTCACCGCGACCGGGGCCGACGCCGACGGCGTAGACCGGTGCGCCGAGTTCGTCCGAGATGTACTCGAGGTAGGTACGCGCGTTCTCGGGAATGGCATCGTAGCCCTCGGCGGCGACGGTTTCCCAGTCGACGTCCGACCAGCCTTCGAAGGACCTGAACATCGCCTCACACCGGCCCCACTTTTCGGTGGTGGCTGGCATCGTCAGCCGCTCCTGTCCGTCGTACTCGTAGGCGTGACCGACCTGTATCTCCTCGAGACCGGCGAGGACGTCGATGTGGTTGATCGCGAGCCCGGTAAAGCCGTTCGCGCGGGCGGCGTGGCGAAGCATGGGCATATCGAGCCAGCCCACGCGTCGCGGGCGGCCCGTGACGGTGCCGTACTCCCCACCCTCGTCGCGGATGTACGTCGCGAGTTCCTCGTCACTTTCCTCGGTCGCACTCGAGTCGTACTCGGGCGTCTGGCCTTCGACACCGCCGAGTTCCGTCGGGAGCGGTCCCGTTCCGACCCGCGAGAGGTATGCCTTGACGATGCCGATGACCTCTCCCTGGCCGACGACTGTCGGACCGAGTCCGGTCCCGACGGTCGCACCGCCCGCAGTCGGGTTCGAGGAGGTGACGTACGGATACACCCCGTGGTCGATGTCGAGGGAGGTTCCCTGTGCACCTTCGAGCATGACGTTGTCGCCGGCGTCGATGCGCTCCTGGAGGAACGTCCCACAGTCGACCGCCATCTCTTCTTCCTCGAGTCGCTCGCCGTACTCGCGGTAGGCTTCGTAGATGGCGTCGATGTCGAACGCGTCTCCGGTTTCCGTTCCGAAGACGTCCTCCGCGAGAGATTTCTTCTGTGGGACGACGTACTCGAGACGCTCGCGAAGGATTTCTGGATCGAGCAGGTCGCCAATCCGGACGCCGCGGCGGCCCGCTTTGTCCTCGTAGGTCGGTCCGATGCCACGACCGGTCGTTCCGGCGGCGAGGTCTTCTTTTTCGTCCTCTTCGATTCCGTCGAGTGCACGATGATACGGGAGAATAACGTGGGCTCGCTCTGCGACCCGAACGTCGGGATCGAGTCCGCGCTCGCGGAGCGTATCGATCTCGTCGAACAGCGTCTCGGGGTTGACGACGCAGCCGTTTCCGAGCACGCCGATTTTCCCCTGAACAGCACCCGAGGGAACGAGCGACAGTTTGTACTCTTCGTCGCCGTGGACGACGGTGTGTCCTGCGTTGTCGCCGCCCTGATACCGGGCGACCACATCAGCGGCATCGCCATAGAGGTCGACGACACCGCCCTTGCCTTCGTCGCCGAGTTGCGACCCGACGATTGTGACGGTCATAACAGCGGCGGATTCTTTCCGGGCCGATAAACCGATTACGGTCTGAGCGGGAGACCCGCACGAGAATATGCACGGACCTGCACACTTCGCCTCGAACCGACGAACTCGCGATATCCACGGTTCGTGATCGAACGACTCGAACGGAAACGTTAACTACTGGCAAGAACGAGACTTCCGGTAGAAGCGGTCTTCTCAATCTTCGAGAGTAACTTTTAAAAGGCCCAAAGACAAGTTAACAAATGCCATGATAGACCGGCTAGAGAAGGAAGTCGATATGCTGGAACGACATCTCCAGGTCCTGCGGATGGTTATCGAAAACGAACCGATCGGGATCGTAAAGATGTCGAACGAGACTGGATACCCCCATCACAAAGTTCGATACTCGCTTCGCGTTCTCGAAGAGGAAAACCTCATCGAGCCCTCCAGTCAGGGAGCGATCAAGACCGAACGCACTGCCGAGTTCGTCGACGAGCTCGACGGAAAAATCGATGACATCATCGACAAATTAGAGGGAATGAAGATCGAAGACGTCGCGGAAATCGAAGGATAGAACTCGTATACCGGCCAGGTGCTGTGTCGTATCGGAACGCTTTGGATGTGATACAGTGACACTGCGTGGAATAATACCGCTTTTCCTCCACGCGTGATCGGTATTCGACGCGTAAGCCGTTCGAGAGCGCAAGCGAGAGAGCGATCGGTCCTGGTCGGTGATTGCTGTCGGTTTCGAATTTCAGGAATCTAACGCCACCGGCGACAACGCACCTTAGAGTTCTGGGACGTTCATGTGGAATCCCTCGGAACGGGACTCGACGAGACAGAGGTGATAGCCCTGCTTTCGAGAGAGGTTGACGAAACTCCGTTTCGAGCCACGGCTCAGGAGGCCGCCGCTGGTCGCTTGTTCGGTCACCTCGAGCGCGCCCGGCTCGAAGTAACTCGAGGTGACGACCATCGCCGCGGCCAGGTCGGGATAGTTGGCTTTGACTGCCGACGCGGCCGCTTCCATCTCCTCGAGCATCTCCCGCGTCGCGGGTTCGCGCGAGTCGTTCAAGTTCACCAGGACGAGCGGGTTCCCCATCTTGTCGTAGGCGACGACGTCGAACTCGATCTGATCTGGAACGTGTTCGGTGTCGTCGTCTTCGAGGGAGATGGACGCGTGCAGTTCCGCCCGGTCGATCCGCGGAAGCGCGTCGTAGAGGTCGGCAAGCCCGTCTGCGTGACCGGTGTCACGGATTTCGAAGAGAAGGACGTCGGTGAGCCAGTCGACGAACCGGTACTCCATCGACGACGTGAGAAACTCCTCGTAGGACTGGCCGGTGACGGCGACGTCCGTGGCGTCGAACTCGGTGTGGTGTTCGATTCGTAAGTTCGATGCGACGTCGCTCGGCGTCGCGTTACCCTGGTGGGCCCGCTCAAGCGTCGGCTTGCTCTTCGAGACGTAGCGAACGAACAGGTTCGTTCCGGAGAGTGCCTGCTGTGGAGGTAGCTGCGTCGAGGCGTCCGAGACGCCCGAGTGATCCGTTCCATCCGCTTGGCGAATTCGTTGGAGCTCCGCCTCGAGTTCGTCGATACGCGACTGATAGCGCTCGACGGTCGCGGACAACTCCCGGTTCTCCGCCCGAAGTCGATCGCGCTCGGTTTCGAGTTCGTCTAGACTCGTCTCGAGTTCCGATCGACGTTGCTCGAGGGCCTCGATCCGCTCGGCTCGCGGATCAGACGCTCCCTCGGAATCAGACTGACTTTCCCGTGGAGTTTCGGTCCGCTGGATACCGGCCGTCCCCGTTTCGTTCGGGTGGGATCCGTTCGTTCGTGCGGCCCCAGACGAACTGGCGTCGCGCCCGCTCGAGTCCGAACGTTGAGTATCTGATCCCCCCTCCGAATCCGGTTCGGTCGCCCGCGAGGTGGCGGTCGGATGAGTCGGACGAGAGCGACCGTTCGACGAGCGGCGGGAACGATCGGCTCGACCAGGGGGTTCGGTCGCTCCACCGGCGTCCGAAGATCCCACCGAATCGGTGTTGTCCGGATCGATAGAGGGAATGCTGCGGGTCGATCGCCACTGCGCTTCTTCCTCGAGCCGTTCCGTGAGAACGGCCTCCTCCTCGTCCGACTCGGGTTCGGACCCGGACGCATCCTCGGTGTCAGTCGTCTCCGATGACGATTCCGGTTCCGAATCCGATGGCGGACCGTCGTCGCGCGAACTGTTGGGTTCGGTGTCCAGTCCGGATTCCGACCGGTCGCTCGCACCGTCCGACGATTCGACCTCGGTTTCGGTCCAGGAAATATCGCTCCTTTCGAGCGCCTGAGCTTTCGCCTCGACTTCGTCGGGGGCGAGTCCCGACCCCCTTTCGGCGGTCTCCTGCTCGCGGTCTGCGGCGTCGACGCCGTTCTCACCGGTCTCCGGTTCCTCGTCCGTCTCGGTGGCTGGTTGCGATCGTTCGTCGGACGGCTCAGTCGACTCCGCTGACGTCCGATCGGCGGCCGCAATCCCGTTCGTCTCCTCGTCGTCTTCGGTCGAAGCGTCGAGACTACGGGGTGGTTCATCGGTCGTGATTTCGCCCGTCTCTCGATCCCTCGAGTCCGTCTCGTCGAGTCCAGGGACCTCGAGGCCGTCGAGCGACGACTCCGCCGAGTCGCCACCGGTTTCCGTCTCCTCGGTCGACGGTTCGTCCGTCTCGGCCGAACGTGAGTCGCCCGAGGAGACGGAAGCCGAGTCGGACGAGCCGGCTGTCGAGTCGGGTTCTGCGTCGGTCGGTTCCGGAACGTCGGTAACCTCGATGTCGACATCGATCACCCGATAGATTCCGACTTCCTCGTTCGCTCGCTCGAAGGCCTCGTCGCCGGTGACGAGTCGTTCGGCGTTACCGATGTAGGCCGCTGCCATCCGGCGACCGCCGTAGTAGACGGCGTAGTAATCGCCGCTGAGAACGTTCTCGCTCAGGTCGATGTAGCCGGTAAACGAGCCGTCCTGAAGGGTGCCGTCGACTTCCGCGAGCGGGGTCTCGTTCGTGTAGTAGCTGGCGCGGGTATCGCCGCCGCGTTCGTCCATCGCACAGAGAAGTGGAAGCGATGAATGGGGCGCTTGATAGACGGTACCCGAGCCGCCGTCGAAGTCATCGATGTCGCCGTCGAAAATGCCGACAATGCGGCCGTTGAGCATGAACAGCCACGCCCCGGCTCCGGAGATAGCGCCCGAAAAACCACGATCAGCGAGATCAGAGAGGCCGCGGTAG encodes the following:
- a CDS encoding adenylosuccinate synthase — translated: MTVTIVGSQLGDEGKGGVVDLYGDAADVVARYQGGDNAGHTVVHGDEEYKLSLVPSGAVQGKIGVLGNGCVVNPETLFDEIDTLRERGLDPDVRVAERAHVILPYHRALDGIEEDEKEDLAAGTTGRGIGPTYEDKAGRRGVRIGDLLDPEILRERLEYVVPQKKSLAEDVFGTETGDAFDIDAIYEAYREYGERLEEEEMAVDCGTFLQERIDAGDNVMLEGAQGTSLDIDHGVYPYVTSSNPTAGGATVGTGLGPTVVGQGEVIGIVKAYLSRVGTGPLPTELGGVEGQTPEYDSSATEESDEELATYIRDEGGEYGTVTGRPRRVGWLDMPMLRHAARANGFTGLAINHIDVLAGLEEIQVGHAYEYDGQERLTMPATTEKWGRCEAMFRSFEGWSDVDWETVAAEGYDAIPENARTYLEYISDELGAPVYAVGVGPGRGETVIVENPYE
- a CDS encoding DUF302 domain-containing protein — its product is MGTSLPIDPSEIDPDDIGEKQAVLEMAHEDAIEHVREVCEETGFGIPVEFSPSELLNEKVDADRDPYYVLGACNPEIADRTLEETMRMGGLFPCNVIIWEEEPGKQRVYHVSIMKIARLVGIAPDNDVWDEIVDTTGDLTAEAFERLDTVDTGE
- a CDS encoding AI-2E family transporter encodes the protein MNVRTTFFVVLLLALGAIAALMIVPLLQYVMAAAFLAFVLHPVHARLERRVGSRISALLLTAVAVVGIVVPFLLVSLIVLQTAASFLRDVDGASLIERVRTIARDDLGLDEEYVHSIESALLAEIDSSLSNAIEVALFELVGLVNTSIEMGLGLIVFVFLLYYLLADGRTFIAWLTDVIPLEEEVRSELFSEIDVVTWAVIKSHVLVAVVEGVLGGFGLYLLGVPNVAFWTVVMIVVAFLPAAGVWLVWGPAVGYLALVSGPVPAVALLLYGVTVLSLIDNYLRAYFVDRGSGLHPAVVIIGVIGGIYLLGIMGLFLGPVLLAVFKAGITVFSRTTTVTGDGDRSAASTVGSLPESEPESPTTGG
- a CDS encoding DUF7527 domain-containing protein — encoded protein: MHSRTKKRVEQWDSRPFSDGYRGLSDLADRGFSGAISGAGAWLFMLNGRIVGIFDGDIDDFDGGSGTVYQAPHSSLPLLCAMDERGGDTRASYYTNETPLAEVDGTLQDGSFTGYIDLSENVLSGDYYAVYYGGRRMAAAYIGNAERLVTGDEAFERANEEVGIYRVIDVDIEVTDVPEPTDAEPDSTAGSSDSASVSSGDSRSAETDEPSTEETETGGDSAESSLDGLEVPGLDETDSRDRETGEITTDEPPRSLDASTEDDEETNGIAAADRTSAESTEPSDERSQPATETDEEPETGENGVDAADREQETAERGSGLAPDEVEAKAQALERSDISWTETEVESSDGASDRSESGLDTEPNSSRDDGPPSDSEPESSSETTDTEDASGSEPESDEEEAVLTERLEEEAQWRSTRSIPSIDPDNTDSVGSSDAGGATEPPGRADRSRRSSNGRSRPTHPTATSRATEPDSEGGSDTQRSDSSGRDASSSGAARTNGSHPNETGTAGIQRTETPRESQSDSEGASDPRAERIEALEQRRSELETSLDELETERDRLRAENRELSATVERYQSRIDELEAELQRIRQADGTDHSGVSDASTQLPPQQALSGTNLFVRYVSKSKPTLERAHQGNATPSDVASNLRIEHHTEFDATDVAVTGQSYEEFLTSSMEYRFVDWLTDVLLFEIRDTGHADGLADLYDALPRIDRAELHASISLEDDDTEHVPDQIEFDVVAYDKMGNPLVLVNLNDSREPATREMLEEMEAAASAVKANYPDLAAAMVVTSSYFEPGALEVTEQATSGGLLSRGSKRSFVNLSRKQGYHLCLVESRSEGFHMNVPEL